Part of the Deltaproteobacteria bacterium genome, TTTTCTCGACGCCGATCGGCTACCAGACCCACCTGATCGTGTTCGGACCCGGCGGCTACCGCTTCAGCGACTTCGTCAGGGTCGGCGCACCGCTCGACCTGCTCTGCGGTGTGGTCGCGCTCGCGGTGATTCCCTATTTCTTCCCCTTCTGAACCAGGAGAAGAGATGGTCCACCGCTACGCGGCTCTGTGTGGCTTCGCGCTCGTGCTGATCTTCGCTACGCCCGCCCAGGCCGAGAGGAAATGCCCCAACGGGCGCGGCGCGCAGAGCGCGATGTGGTTCTCGATCGCGCACCCCGGCATCGGCGAGTACTACCTGAAAGGATGGGGGCCGTTTCTGAAAGGATGGGGGCCGTTTCCGAACATGCCGCAGAAGAAGTTCTGGCTCGGCTTCATTCCGTTCTACGGCTGGCCCGGCTACCTGCAGGTGAAGAGCGCGATCGACGCCGCGAACTGCCGCACCAACGACGACATCTAGAAGCGGCTTCTAGCCGCGCGGCTCCATCCCGGTCTTTCCGCCCAGCTTCGGCAGCCCGTCCTCGACCGAGACGAAACCCGCTCGGTCGTCCACGTAGACGTGGAGCGACGGCGCGCGGTCGATCTCGCCGTCGAGCGAGCCGAGCGCGACGTCGAGGTGATCCGGGTGCTTGCTCGATTCGCAGAGCATGCTGCTCCCGCAATGGCCGCAGAAACGCCGCCAGCCGTGCTCCGAGGAGTCGTAGCGGCGCAGCGCGTCTTCTCCTGCCGTGATCCGGAAGCGCTCGTAGGGCACGCCGATCCAGGTGACGAAGCCGGCGCCGTGCGCCTTGCGGCACATCGAGCAGTGGCAGTGCGCGCAGAACAGCGTCGGCAGCTCGACCTCGAAGCGCACGGCCCCGCAGAGGCAGCCGCCGGAGACGCGGTCGATCCGCTTGGGGGCGTCCGTCACGGCTTCAGTCTATCCGAATCCGGCGCAGGAATGCCTCGAGGCGGTCGCGAGCGAATGCGCGCTCGTCCCACGGCTCGCGGGTCAGCAGATCTCGCTGCGCCTCGCGCACCACGTAGACGCTCGCGTGGGGGCGCGCGCCGTCCGCGACCCGGACCTCGAGCCATCTTCGCTCGTAGAGCGGGCCTTCGAAGCGGTCGAGTGCCGCGAGCGCGGTGTCGTCCACCTCGCGGTAGAGCGTGCCCCTCGTGCACGCGCCGGACTCGGGCAGAAGTCCGGGATAGTCGGCGTCGCGAACGCGGTAGCGTGCGAAGCCGTCGAGCACCGCGGGCTCGCCCGCGAAGGTTCGCCCCGTGACCTCGCGCATCACCTCGGCGAACTCGAGCGATCCGTAGCAGAACAGGAACATCCGCCGCGCCGCTACCGCGCCGCGCGCCGCAGCCGCAGCGCGTTCGCGATCACGCTCACGGAGCTCGCGCTCATCGCGGCCGCCGCGAGCATCGGCGAGAGCAGCAGGCCGAAGATCGGGTAGAGAGCGCCCGCCGCGACGGGCACACCGAGCGAGTTGTAGACGAACGCGAAGAAGAGGTTCTCGCGGATGTTGGCGACCGTCGCGCGCGACAGGCTTCGCGCGCGCGCGATCCCGCGCAGGTCTCCGCGCACGAGCGTGACGCCCGAGCTCTCGATCGCGATGTCCGTCCCGGTGCCCATGGCGATCCCGACACACGCGCGGGCGAGCGCCGGCGCGTCGTTGATGCCGTCACCGGCCATCGCGACTCTTCGGCCCTGCGCCTCGAGCTCCGCGACCACCTCTGCCTTGTCGGTCGGCAGCACCTCCGCGCGCACCTCGTCGATGCCGAGCTCGCGCGCGACGGCGTCCGCGGTGCGCCGGCTGTCCCCGGTGAGCATGACCACGCGAAGCCCGTCGGCGCGCAGCCCGCGAAGCGCTTCGGCCGCGTGCGGCTTGATCGGATCGGCCACGCCGAGCGACCCGAGCACGAGGCCGTCCTGCCAGACGAAGACGACGGTCTCGCCGCGGTCGCGGCGGGGGTCGGCCTCGAGCTCCAGCGCGTCGATCTCACCGGCCGCGACGCCGAGCTCCCGCAGCAGGTTGCGGTTTCCGAGCGCCGACGCCCGGCCGTCCAGACTTCCCCTCACGCCGAGCCCCGCTCGCGAGGCGAAGTCCGCGACGGCGACGGCCGCGACGCCGCGCTCGTCCGCGCCCGAGACGATGGCCGCGGCGAGCGGATGCTCGCTTCCGCGCTCCAGGCTCGAAGCGACACGGAGAAGCGTCGCATCGTCGACGCCCCGGGCCGGCTCTACGCTCGCGAGCTTCGGCTTCCCCTCCGTCAGCGTTCCGGTCTTGTCGATCACGAGCGTGTCGATCTCGCGCAGGCGCTCGATCGCCTCGGCGTCCTTGAACAGCACGCCGAGCTGGGCTCCGCGTCCGATCGCGACCATGATCGACATCGGCGTCGCGAGGCCCAGCGCGCACGGACACGCGATGATCAGAACCGCGATCGAGTTCACCAGCGCGTGCGCGAGCCGCGGCTCGGGGCCGAAGAGCGCCCAGAGCGCGAACGTGAGCAGCGAGGCGCCCACGACCGCGGGGACGAAGATCGCGGCCACGCGATCGACCAGGCGCTGGATCGGCGCGCGGCTGCGCTGCGCCTCGGCCACGCGGGCCACGATCTGCGCGAGCAGCGTGTCGCGGCCGACTCGCTCGGCCGCGATCAACAGGCTGCCGCTCTGGTTCAAGCTCGCCCCCGTGACTCGATCGCCCGGGCGCTTCTCGGCGGGAATCGGCTCGCCGGTGAGCATCGACTCGTCGACGCTGGAGGTACCTTCGAGCACGCGCGCGTCGACCGGGATCTTCTCGCCCGGGCGCACGCGCAGGCGATCCCCCACGCGCACGTCCGCGAGCGCGACGTCGATCTCGAGCCCTTCCGGGCGCACCAGCCGCGCGGTCTTCGGCGCAAGCCCCATGAGCGCGCGCAGGGCCGCGCCCGTGCGGCCGCGCGCGCGGAGCTCGAGCACTTGTCCGAGCAGCACCAGCGTCACGATCACGGCCGCCGCCTCGAAGTACGGCGCGATCGCGCCGCCGTGGCCGCGGAACGCCTCGGGAAAGCTCCCCGGCGCGAGCACCGCTGCGACGCTGTACAGCCACGCGACGCCCGTGCCGAGCGCGATCAGCGTGAACATGTTGAACCGCCGCGTCGCGAGCGACCGCGCGCCGCGCACGAAGAACGGCCAGCCGCCCCACGCGACCACCGGCGTGGCGAGCGCGAGCTGCGCCAGCCCCAGCAGCCGCGGCGACACCGCGTGCTGCAGCGGCATTCCGGGCAGCATCTCCGACATCGCCAGCGCCGCGAGCGGAACGCTGAGCAGCGCCGAGACCCGGAGTCGGCGCTGCATGTCGGCGAGCTCCGGGTTCTCCGGCTCGTCTGGCGAGGCCTCGAGCGGCTCGAGCGCCATTCCGCAGATCGGGCACGACCCGGGCCCGATCTGGCGGATCTCGGGGTCCATCGGGCAGGTGTAGATCGCGTCGGGCGCGACCGGCTCCTGCTCTACGGGGCGCGGCGCGAGATATCGCTCGGGCTCGGCCTGGAACTTCGCGAGGCAGCGAGGATTGCAGAAGCGGTAGGTCTGCCCGGCGTGCTCGCAGCGGTGCGGCCCGTCGGCGGCGACGGTCATCCCGCAGACCGGATCGATGAAGCTCGCGTCCGGCATGAGCCCGTCCTCCGGCTAGACCCGCTCGAGCTTCAGGAACGCGCCGCAGCCGGGACAGCGCTTGATCGCGGGCAGCTCGAGCGGTGGATCGAGCGTCTGCTCGGCGGCGCAGCCCGGGCAGGTTCCGGCCAGCGAGAGGATCTCGCGCGCCTGCTTCAGGCGCTGCGTCGCGAGCACCGAGCCGACCAGCGTGAAGCCGAGCAGCCACGGAACGTGCGGCGGGATCAACAGGCACGCGCAGCCCGTCCCGAAGATCGGCAGGAAGCGCCGCAGCGCGCGCCGGAATCGATCGCGACGCCCGTACTCGGCGATCTTCGCCTCGAGTCGCGTCGGCTCGTGGCCGTGCGTGCTCGCGCTGACTCCGACTTCGACGATCGTCATCTTCCAGCCCCGAATCCAACGAGTCTCTGCTCTCGGATGCTACCGCTCGATCGCGTATGATCGCACGGATGGAACACGCCGCCGACCGGGGCATCGGCCTGGGTGGATTCGGGCTGCGATTCGCCTTCGCGCTCGCGCTGGTCTACGCCAGCTACAACCCGTGGGGAGTCTCGTACGTGGCGTGGGTGATCGGCACGTGGACGCCGGCCGACGAGTCGAGCTGGCTCGGCTCGCCCGCGCTGAAGTTCGTGGTCGGAACCGCGCTCGCCATCGCGTGGGTCGTCTACGGAACCGCGGCACGCCGCTCGCTCGGCGGCGTGGGAATCCTGCTGGTCGTGGCGCTCTGCGTAGGGCTGATCTGGCTGCTCGTCGAGCAGGGCGTGTTCTCGATGTCGAGCCTGCCCGCGCTCACGCACGTCGCGCTGGTCGTGATATCGCTGGTGATGGCGGTCGGAATGAGCTGGTCGTTCACGCGGCGCCGGCTCTCCGGGCAGGTCGACACCGACGACGTCGACACGCGCTAGCCGTACATCCGCGCCCGGCGCTGCTCGCGGAAGTTCGTGATCTCGAGCCGGATCCCGTCGGGATCGTCGAAGAAGGTCGCGTAGTAGTCGGGCGCGTACTCGGGGTAGAGACGCGGCTCGCTCACCGAGACGCCGAGCGCGCGAAGCTCCGCGGCCGCCTGATCCACGGCCGCTGCATCGAGCACGCGAAAGCAGAAGTGGTGCAGGCCCGGCGCATAGGGATCGTGCGCCGGTGTTCCCGCGCGCGCCGGCCGGAGCGAGAAGCCGAACTGGCGGTTGTAGTAGTGCACGTGCGGGTCGCCGGCGATCGCGGAGTCCACGCGCCGGTAGCCGAGCGCGGCCATCACCCCGTCGTAGAACTGCGT contains:
- a CDS encoding GFA family protein → MTDAPKRIDRVSGGCLCGAVRFEVELPTLFCAHCHCSMCRKAHGAGFVTWIGVPYERFRITAGEDALRRYDSSEHGWRRFCGHCGSSMLCESSKHPDHLDVALGSLDGEIDRAPSLHVYVDDRAGFVSVEDGLPKLGGKTGMEPRG
- a CDS encoding gamma-glutamylcyclotransferase, whose protein sequence is MFLFCYGSLEFAEVMREVTGRTFAGEPAVLDGFARYRVRDADYPGLLPESGACTRGTLYREVDDTALAALDRFEGPLYERRWLEVRVADGARPHASVYVVREAQRDLLTREPWDERAFARDRLEAFLRRIRID
- a CDS encoding heavy metal translocating P-type ATPase codes for the protein MPDASFIDPVCGMTVAADGPHRCEHAGQTYRFCNPRCLAKFQAEPERYLAPRPVEQEPVAPDAIYTCPMDPEIRQIGPGSCPICGMALEPLEASPDEPENPELADMQRRLRVSALLSVPLAALAMSEMLPGMPLQHAVSPRLLGLAQLALATPVVAWGGWPFFVRGARSLATRRFNMFTLIALGTGVAWLYSVAAVLAPGSFPEAFRGHGGAIAPYFEAAAVIVTLVLLGQVLELRARGRTGAALRALMGLAPKTARLVRPEGLEIDVALADVRVGDRLRVRPGEKIPVDARVLEGTSSVDESMLTGEPIPAEKRPGDRVTGASLNQSGSLLIAAERVGRDTLLAQIVARVAEAQRSRAPIQRLVDRVAAIFVPAVVGASLLTFALWALFGPEPRLAHALVNSIAVLIIACPCALGLATPMSIMVAIGRGAQLGVLFKDAEAIERLREIDTLVIDKTGTLTEGKPKLASVEPARGVDDATLLRVASSLERGSEHPLAAAIVSGADERGVAAVAVADFASRAGLGVRGSLDGRASALGNRNLLRELGVAAGEIDALELEADPRRDRGETVVFVWQDGLVLGSLGVADPIKPHAAEALRGLRADGLRVVMLTGDSRRTADAVARELGIDEVRAEVLPTDKAEVVAELEAQGRRVAMAGDGINDAPALARACVGIAMGTGTDIAIESSGVTLVRGDLRGIARARSLSRATVANIRENLFFAFVYNSLGVPVAAGALYPIFGLLLSPMLAAAAMSASSVSVIANALRLRRAAR
- a CDS encoding VOC family protein; this encodes MPVEVLGIDHVYLAVRDLARSTQFYDGVMAALGYRRVDSAIAGDPHVHYYNRQFGFSLRPARAGTPAHDPYAPGLHHFCFRVLDAAAVDQAAAELRALGVSVSEPRLYPEYAPDYYATFFDDPDGIRLEITNFREQRRARMYG